From the genome of Vibrio navarrensis, one region includes:
- the tnpC gene encoding IS66 family transposase, whose amino-acid sequence MKKTLNINPESQDVAELQAMVKVLMSEKNEWQQERQSLLEQLKLAFDRQFAKRSEALKPYNESQGDLFNEAECEAAKEEEVDVVTTTTTMKKRGKRQPLPKSLPREVIELDLDDDEKQCTCCQHHLHKIGEDRSEKLEFTPAVLKVLEYVRPKYACRQCEQTQDNSRIVQKPAPQSIIPKSFATESLLANIILGKYQYAMPLYRQESLFTQSGIELSRTTMARWIIQVSEKFAPLYAALKAHLLEQMVIQADETPLNVLKEDKQCYMWLYCSGADSPDAALPNVKNIVLYDYQNSRARSCPVAFLGDYDGYLQTDGYGVYDGLHRVTNVGCFAHARRKFMDTKKLQGKGKSGKADKALAKIQKLYGIESRLKGASAEKRKAERQEHAKPILDELYEWMTTQKVLESSPLGKAIKYTLGQWPKLIRYIDDGHLSIDNNRAERAIKPLVIGRKNWLFSTNPNGAEASAMLYSIVETAKANGLILYDYIVKCMQELAKAEPDIDALLPWNFKH is encoded by the coding sequence ATGAAAAAGACGCTAAATATCAACCCAGAAAGCCAAGATGTTGCCGAGCTACAAGCGATGGTGAAAGTGCTGATGTCGGAGAAAAATGAGTGGCAACAAGAGCGTCAATCCCTACTTGAACAGCTCAAGCTTGCCTTCGACCGTCAGTTCGCTAAACGCTCAGAGGCGTTAAAGCCTTACAATGAATCCCAAGGTGACCTCTTCAACGAAGCGGAGTGTGAAGCTGCTAAGGAAGAAGAGGTTGATGTTGTCACAACGACCACCACAATGAAGAAACGCGGCAAACGTCAGCCCCTGCCAAAGAGCTTGCCTCGTGAGGTTATCGAACTTGATTTAGACGACGATGAAAAGCAGTGCACTTGCTGCCAACATCACCTGCATAAAATCGGTGAAGACCGTAGCGAGAAACTTGAGTTCACGCCAGCGGTACTCAAAGTGTTGGAATATGTTCGTCCTAAATATGCTTGCCGCCAATGCGAGCAAACTCAGGACAACAGCCGCATCGTTCAAAAGCCAGCGCCGCAAAGTATTATCCCTAAAAGCTTCGCTACAGAAAGCTTGTTGGCCAATATCATCCTCGGCAAATACCAATACGCGATGCCACTTTATCGACAAGAGTCGTTGTTTACCCAGTCGGGTATCGAACTCTCGCGCACCACCATGGCAAGGTGGATTATCCAAGTCAGTGAGAAGTTCGCTCCACTTTATGCGGCCTTGAAAGCGCACCTACTTGAGCAAATGGTGATTCAGGCGGATGAAACGCCGCTCAATGTCCTCAAAGAAGATAAACAGTGTTACATGTGGCTCTACTGCTCGGGCGCGGACTCGCCAGATGCCGCACTGCCCAATGTAAAAAATATCGTCTTGTATGACTATCAAAACAGTCGCGCGAGGTCGTGCCCTGTTGCCTTCTTGGGCGACTATGATGGGTATCTGCAAACCGATGGCTATGGTGTTTATGATGGGCTTCATCGAGTCACCAATGTCGGTTGCTTTGCGCATGCTCGGCGCAAGTTCATGGACACGAAAAAGCTTCAAGGCAAAGGTAAGTCAGGCAAAGCGGATAAAGCGCTGGCCAAAATCCAGAAACTCTATGGGATAGAATCCCGCTTAAAAGGTGCCAGTGCCGAAAAACGGAAAGCAGAGCGCCAAGAGCATGCTAAGCCGATACTGGATGAGCTTTATGAATGGATGACAACTCAGAAAGTGCTTGAGTCTAGCCCGCTGGGTAAAGCGATAAAATACACGCTCGGTCAGTGGCCGAAGCTCATTCGCTATATCGATGACGGTCACTTATCGATAGACAATAACCGTGCTGAACGCGCAATAAAACCGCTGGTTATTGGGAGAAAGAACTGGCTCTTCTCGACCAATCCCAATGGAGCGGAAGCGAGCGCGATGCTTTACAGTATCGTCGAGACAGCGAAAGCCAACGGCCTTATCCTTTACGACTACATAGTCAAGTGCATGCAGGAGTTAGCGAAAGCAGAACCAGATATCGATGCACTCCTGCCTTGGAACTTCAAACACTAA
- the tnpA gene encoding IS66 family insertion sequence element accessory protein TnpA, whose amino-acid sequence MAKRRTNQEWRTLFEHYESSQLSQRLFCERNGLSLSTFYAKRQQLKHCEKPNTVGFVKTEVVEKTTKYQATHVAVANMTLLVNDVELSIPQGTPATYLAELIGALS is encoded by the coding sequence ATGGCCAAACGACGCACTAACCAAGAATGGCGAACCCTGTTCGAACACTATGAATCCAGCCAGTTATCACAACGATTATTCTGTGAACGTAACGGACTGAGTCTCTCCACTTTTTACGCTAAGCGCCAACAGTTAAAGCACTGCGAAAAACCGAACACGGTTGGCTTTGTTAAAACAGAAGTCGTTGAAAAGACCACAAAGTATCAAGCCACTCACGTTGCCGTTGCCAATATGACCCTGCTCGTCAATGATGTTGAACTGAGCATCCCACAAGGCACGCCAGCGACCTATCTCGCAGAGCTTATCGGTGCGCTGTCATGA
- the ltrA gene encoding group II intron reverse transcriptase/maturase, whose amino-acid sequence MKQTNKTRKTDAESAEGSILTKGNGQQSNHGQTQSWIPVMSKLVAIRKLAAQNKTLKFNNLLHLITEELLMECFYTLKRDSAAGIDGVTWDKYQLFSKQLIKQLCEDIQSGRYKPKPARRIYIPKQDGSQRPLNILCIRDKIVQQAVSKVLESIYESDFMGFSYGFRPERNQHQALDALYVALNRRKINWVLDLDITKFFDTVEHDWLIQFLEHRVADKPLLKIITKWLKVGYVDEHNQRVKSLLGTPQGSVISPLLANVYLHYTFDLWLNRERHRSATGDVIMVRYADDAVIGFQHKNDANACLEGLKRRLSQFGLSVHPDKTKLIHFGRFAFEDFKRGKVQRPGTFDFLGFTHYCDLTKSQKAIMIKRKTIKKRLISKIKWVRQELKKRLHLPPWKVGKWLNQIIRGHINYYGVPMNGSSLNLFITEITNAWLKQLRRRSQRHKMTWSRFRKLVDYWIPKARIVHPYPEQRFDVRPKVGAVCVSSARTDLCGG is encoded by the coding sequence ATGAAACAGACGAACAAAACTCGTAAAACAGACGCGGAGTCTGCGGAGGGAAGTATCCTGACCAAGGGGAATGGTCAACAGTCTAACCACGGCCAGACACAGAGCTGGATCCCCGTGATGTCAAAGTTGGTGGCCATACGCAAACTCGCAGCTCAAAATAAGACACTGAAGTTTAACAACCTTCTTCATCTTATAACGGAAGAATTGCTCATGGAGTGCTTTTACACTCTCAAGCGTGATTCTGCCGCAGGGATCGATGGGGTAACATGGGATAAATATCAATTATTCTCAAAACAGCTCATCAAGCAGCTATGTGAAGATATTCAATCAGGACGATATAAGCCAAAACCTGCCAGAAGAATTTATATCCCTAAACAAGACGGTAGTCAGCGACCGCTGAATATCCTATGCATTAGGGACAAAATTGTTCAACAAGCAGTCAGTAAAGTTCTAGAATCGATCTATGAGAGCGACTTTATGGGCTTTTCATATGGTTTTCGACCAGAGCGGAATCAGCATCAAGCTCTTGATGCACTGTATGTTGCTCTCAACCGGAGAAAGATAAACTGGGTGCTTGATTTAGATATAACCAAGTTCTTTGATACTGTAGAACATGATTGGTTGATCCAGTTCTTAGAGCACAGAGTCGCAGATAAACCATTGCTCAAAATTATTACCAAATGGTTAAAAGTAGGGTACGTTGATGAACATAACCAGCGAGTTAAATCGCTCCTCGGGACTCCTCAAGGATCGGTGATCTCACCATTGTTGGCAAATGTTTATCTTCATTATACTTTTGATCTTTGGCTGAACCGAGAACGGCATCGAAGTGCAACTGGCGATGTCATCATGGTTAGGTACGCTGACGATGCTGTTATCGGTTTTCAGCATAAAAATGATGCAAATGCGTGTTTAGAGGGGTTGAAAAGACGCCTCTCTCAATTTGGCTTATCCGTTCATCCGGACAAAACCAAGTTGATACATTTTGGACGATTCGCTTTTGAAGACTTTAAAAGAGGGAAAGTTCAAAGACCAGGAACCTTTGATTTCCTTGGATTCACACATTACTGTGACCTGACTAAGAGCCAAAAGGCCATAATGATCAAGCGGAAGACAATCAAAAAGCGACTTATCAGTAAGATAAAATGGGTCAGACAGGAGCTAAAGAAAAGGCTTCACTTACCGCCGTGGAAGGTTGGAAAGTGGCTGAATCAGATTATTCGAGGGCACATCAACTATTATGGTGTCCCAATGAATGGTAGCTCCCTAAATCTGTTTATTACAGAGATCACTAATGCATGGCTAAAGCAACTGCGAAGGCGTAGCCAGCGTCATAAAATGACATGGTCACGTTTTAGGAAATTAGTTGATTACTGGATCCCCAAAGCAAGAATTGTCCACCCTTATCCTGAGCAGCGATTTGACGTTAGACCCAAGGTAGGAGCCGTATGCGTTAGTAGCGCACGTACGGATCTGTGCGGGGGGTAG